A region of the Thalassoroseus pseudoceratinae genome:
CGCCAAAATTTCCGCCGCCGCGAGCGCCTGCACGGTTTTGCCGAGCCCCATGTCGTCGCCGATCAAACATCGGCCGGCGTTCGCCGCGAACAATGCCCCTTCCCGCTGATACCCGTACAACGGCAATCGCAGCACATTGTTCAAGTTCGCACTGCGTGCACCGACCGGGAACACGGTTGCGAGATGCTGCTTGCGATGTTGTTCATCACGAACTTCGGCAACGAACGCCAATGCGTCATCGTAACAGCGAACTTCATGATCGAACTCGCCCGCTTTGCTCAGGAATGCAGGAAACTTGCCGATGGCGTCCTGCTTGAGTGTGCCAGTGTCGTCGAAGTATTTTTTGGCCAGTTCTTTCAACTCATCGGGACAATCCGCCCCTGCGCGGAAAACGACTTTTCGTTGCGAACCGTACTTCAGAAAGACTTCCGTGTAGGGCGGAAAGAAGCCGTCGTGCAACCGCTGGGCTTTGCTTTCGTCCTGCTCAAGATGAGCCAGCATCCACTCGATGTGTTTACACGTGCCGAGATGATTCGTCTCGAAATCCGGACAGGAGCAGTAATTGTCGCCGAGTTGTGTGCCTCGAATCGCAACTCGATAGGTATTCCCACTGGCGGCGTTGTGGACTTTGAACTCGGAAAATACCGGATCATCGCCGATGTTGGTGACGGCGAAATCTTGATCGCGTCCGTATTGGCGTCGCAATGCGATCTGCCAATCTTCAAGCGACATGCCCTCCGGTCGCCGATTGCGGGAAACTTTGGTTGGGTTTGCGTGTGAATCCGATGCCATTTCAATTGCCGTCCGCGAGTGTAGGCCGTTTGCGAGTGAAACACTCGTTATCGACCGTGATTGTACGCGGTTTAAGCGGACGCGCCGAACCCGTCAACCAGAAACGTTGACAACCCACCATCCAGACGATCGCAGCGGTCCCGGCATCCAGTGCTCAAGTGCATGCTGAACGCCGGGATTCGTTGCATTGAACTCACGTGGCTTACAAGAATGCCGCTCGGTTTTCGCCGGTGACGGGGTCCCAGAAGAACAGCTTGTCTTGAGCCCCCGGCGCGAACACCTGATCCGTGAGGCGGCTAATTTTAGAAAATCCGTTGTTGATCGCCCCACGTGGAACGACGTCTTCGACAATCATCGGTGGCATCATAATTGGACTCGTGACAGACATCCGGTTTTGACCGCTGGTCATGTCGAATGCGAAAATGTCGTCCACACCGTCGCCGTTAAAGTCGCCGATTTCAATTTGCTCGAAGTCGTTTCCATTGAACGAAGTCGGGGGCAGCATGTTCGTTTGCACTTCGCCGGTCATGGTGGACTCACCTGCCATATCGGCTAACAAAGGCACAAGCCGGTTCGATCCGGTACCCAGATTGATAAACAGAAACTCCGGCAACCCAGCGGATGTGAACTGCCCCAAGTGGAGTTGTTCAAAGTCGTTTCCGTTGATGAACGTTGTGTCGATCACTGAGGTTTGGAAGTTGGCCCCGCTTGTGGAACTACCAACGATGACTGATTCAAAGTGAATCAAACGGTTTTCCCCCGTCAGTGGATTCCAGAAGTAAATATCTTCGGCTCCGCCACCATCGAGATCGCCGGACACGAACGTGGTGTACTCGTTCCCATTGATGGCGATTTCCGGCACAACATTGGTTTCGATCGTGCCGGTCACGTTGCCAGTCGGCCCGTTGGCGTGCATGATTCGGTTTCGGCCGGTGAGCGGGTTCCAGAAGAACAAGTCGCTTCCACCGCCATTATCGAAGTTGCCGAACACGACAACCGTGAAATCGTTCCCGTTGATCGCCGTGCGCGGGAATGGATCGTCTTGAATCGTGCCATCGCCGAACACAATGCGGTTCTGGCCGGTACGTGGGTCCCAGAAGAACAAGTCATCTGCAGCCGAACCCGGTGTTCCGGAGGCGTCGTTGGTCATCACAGTGTCGAACGTCATCGCGAGATTGTTAGGCATGCCCAAGCTGTCAGCTGACGAGGATGACGTGCTGACGACACCGTCGAAGTTGCCCGCTCCGACTTCTTGGAAAGCGTTGCCATTGATCGCTGTGGGGATCACGGGACGCGGTTGGACGCTGGCCACACCGGTCGCCACTTCATCGTTGAGAATGGTTCCGATTCCCTGGGCATCGGCAACAAAGACCGTGTCGGATCCGTTTACGATCAGATTGGAAAGATCAATCGTGAATTGTTCGTCAGCTTCGAGTTCAGTGTCCGGTGTGATGGCCACATCGAATGTGGTTGAAGTGGTCCCGGCGATAATCGTCGCGGTTCCGGAGGTCGCCGTGAAGTCGGTTGCATCGGCCGTCCCGAATGCCGTCGCGTAGTCAATCGACACATTAGATGTGATGACTTGGGACAACGTAATCGTCACCGTTGCTGTTCCGCTGTCTTCGACAGGGAAGATGTCGTTGACAGAGATGTTCGGGAAATCGCTGAGATCGTCATCATTGAGGATGGTACTCGCGGCCAAACCGGTACCAATTTCTGCGTTCGTCGAAGGGTTGCTCAACTGCACGGTGAAAAGTTCGTCGGATTCGGGGATGATGTCGCCCGAGACTGACAACGTCAGCGTTTGTGTCGTTTCTTGATCAGTGAAGGTGATGGTTCCGCTCGGCAAGATTCCACCGAAATCATCGGAGTCGATTCCGCTGCCCGAGACGGTGTAATCAACCGTGGCGATGCCGTCGACATTTCCCGTCCGTGTGATGGTGAACGTGAAGTCGGTGAATCCGGAATCACCTTCCGAAGCACTGGCAACATTAGCCGCGATACTGATCACTGCGGACTGGGTTTCGAAGGCACCGATATCGACGGTCCCGAATTCGATTCGGCTGAACGGCACTTCGTTAGCATTAACGCCCCGTTGGTCGGTGATCAGTAGTTCTTCGTTGGCGTCACTGGTTCCGGGAATGCCATCGTCACCCGGTGTTGTCGCAAAAGCGTTGTTTCCTGCGTTAAACGCCGGTCCGTCCGCCACTAACGCGTGAGTTTCCGTGGGGCCGCCGTTCGGAGCCAGGGTGATATCCAGGACATTCGTGATTGGTAGGAGTTCGCGTCCACTGCCACCGTCGTCCTGTCCAACGATATTGCTATCGACGCCGTGTGTCAGTCCACCCGCAGAATTTGGATCACCAATTAAATTGCTGGCACTGTTGCTACCAACTGGCAATCCTTCGATATCGGAAGGAAAAGCACTGGAAAGGCCTTGGTCGTTGCCGGCGACGATCGTGTTATAGAGTGATGTAACGGCGACGAGTGTGCTTCCCGGATCGTTCGTGAAGACCCCACCGCCTTCCGCTCCGCCGTTGTCCTCGGAGTCGGCTTTGTTCCCGGTGATTGTGCCGTGAACGATGTTGATGGTACCGAGACCGTTGAAAATCCCACCGCCGGAACCGAATGCCGAATTGCCTGAGATCGTGGAATTGATCACAGTCGTCGTGCCGTCGGAGTTGACGATTCCCCCACCATCGCCATCGGTGATATTGTTGGCAACGAGCGATTGGCTGATCGTTGTGACGCCGTTGTTGACAATTCCGCCACCGTTGCTGACTGCGGAGTTGTCAGTAACGGTGGAATCGGCCAGCATGGTCGTTCCTCCGTTTTCGGTCCACAGTCCACCGCCCACGCTGGCATCGTTATTGGTGAGTGTCACACTCAAGAGCGCAGTTTCCCCGCTAACTTGCGTTGCGATTCCACCGCCGGTAACGCCATCGTTCGAGTCCAACACTACGTTGCTTAGGTCAAGAGAATTGGTGTTGTAGACGCCGCCTCCGAAAGTGAGTGCTATATTGCTCGAAATGGCACCGTTAATTTGACCGTATGCTCCTCCGTTGAAGATAGCCCCACCGGTATTGTCGGACATGTTGTTGCTGTACGTCAGGGTATCCGCGAGCACAGCACCGTTGGTGGCGTTGTAGAATGCACCGCCATCCGCAGACGCAGAATTGTTCATGAAGACTGAGGTGGCGATATTAATAATCCCGCCATCGTTGTAGATTCCGCCGCCATCCGCGAGCGCGTTGTTTCCATTGAAGTTCGAGTTCATGATGCTCACAACGCCGCCTTGCGTGTAGAGTGCTCCACCGCGTTCGGCTTCGTTGTTCACGAACAATACGTCATCGAGTGACAACGTCTCGCCCCGGTTTTGGATCGCACCACCATTCTGCGAGTTGCCAACGGCACCAGCCACGAATGTCACGCCGCGAATACCGACGTCGATCGTGGTTTCTCCATCAACGCTGAGGATACGTGAATTGTTTTGTCCGTTGATCGTGAGTAAGGATGACCCCGGTCCCGTTAGTTGAACCGATGCGGAAATCAATAATTCGGGACCACCGGCGGCACCTTGCGACTGTAATGTCACGGTTCCACCGCCGAACGATTGGTCGAACGAGATCGTGTCGTTCGTGCCGAATGATTCGGTGGTGTCAACTTGGGCTTGTTCCGAAGCAGTCAACGCCCGATCCAACGCCGCAATCGAATCACCACCATTGTTGACCAAAAGAATCGCTTCACGTAGCGTCAGGAAGGCATCGCTGTTGGTGTTATCGTCCGTGGAGTTCACCGTCAGTGCTGACAATAGCGTGCGATCTTCCAACACTTCGGCCGTCATCGGCACGCTACCGATTCGGCGACGCGAGCGAGCGAAGCCACATCGTCCAAAGCGAAACTTCTCAGCAAGATCGTTTAGCCAGTGGGTCAACTGCATGGAAAACCTCAGCGCTTCTTTGAGAAAATGACTTGCAAGCCGATTCGATCGGCTGGATCAAAGCCCTTCGATGAGAATAGAAACTATAGTTCGTTTGGGACATCAAACACAATTGCCATATTTACGGCGTTTCCAACGACATTGGCCAAACTGGCGGCACCCAGGAAAAGTAGTACATGGCTTGTGGAACGGTCGCGGTTAGGACACGCTGTCGATCGTGGTTCGGTTCGTTCACTTCCATGAATCCGAGCAGTTGTTGCAGCAACGAAAGCGGATTGGAATACGTGACCACTCGAGCATTCTCAAGCCCGAGTTGTTTCTGCAACGCGTCGAGGGCGTCGTCTTCGAACCCGATCTCATCGACGAGTCCTTTTTCCAGTGCCTCCGTTGCCGGGAAGATGCGGCCGGTCGCCAAGTCTTCGCTGGTCGCTTCACCATTGGAGTACGCCACCAACTCCAACGAATGCGGAATCACGTTGTCACCGGGCTTCTCCGCAACAGCGGCTGACTCTCGACGGACCAGCGTTTCACGGTTTTCATCAATGACCGTTAGGAAGCGTTCGAAGGATTCATTCAGAATTCCGCCCCACAATTGCCGTTCTTCGGCGGTGAGTTCGCGAAATGGACTCAGGGCATCTTTGAATCGGCCCGTTTTTAGCGGATCAGACCGCACTTTCCAGGAATCCGCCAAACCGCTGACGTCATAACGCGGGATAATCACACCGATGGACCCGGTCCAGGTGGTCGGTTCAGCAAAGATTCTTCCTTCCGTACCGCACCCCATCGAAACATAGTACCCGCCCGAAGCGGCGATCCGTTTCATGGCCACGTAGATCGGCTTGCCGGTCTCGCGGAGTTCGACGAGCCGATGATAAATCTGGTGACTGTCCGCCACCAAACCACCGGGGCTGTCGACCGTGAGCAACACACCTTTGACGGAATCATCGTCCGTCGCTTTCTTGATTTGCTTCAACAGATTCGCGGTAAACGGCGGCATGATCGTGCCTTCAATCCGAATCACCGCGATTTTGTCTTCGGATTCCGCATCCCCCGATAGAAGCCGTTCAGATGGCGACTTCATCGCCGCGAAGTAC
Encoded here:
- a CDS encoding beta strand repeat-containing protein, which produces MQLTHWLNDLAEKFRFGRCGFARSRRRIGSVPMTAEVLEDRTLLSALTVNSTDDNTNSDAFLTLREAILLVNNGGDSIAALDRALTASEQAQVDTTESFGTNDTISFDQSFGGGTVTLQSQGAAGGPELLISASVQLTGPGSSLLTINGQNNSRILSVDGETTIDVGIRGVTFVAGAVGNSQNGGAIQNRGETLSLDDVLFVNNEAERGGALYTQGGVVSIMNSNFNGNNALADGGGIYNDGGIINIATSVFMNNSASADGGAFYNATNGAVLADTLTYSNNMSDNTGGAIFNGGAYGQINGAISSNIALTFGGGVYNTNSLDLSNVVLDSNDGVTGGGIATQVSGETALLSVTLTNNDASVGGGLWTENGGTTMLADSTVTDNSAVSNGGGIVNNGVTTISQSLVANNITDGDGGGIVNSDGTTTVINSTISGNSAFGSGGGIFNGLGTINIVHGTITGNKADSEDNGGAEGGGVFTNDPGSTLVAVTSLYNTIVAGNDQGLSSAFPSDIEGLPVGSNSASNLIGDPNSAGGLTHGVDSNIVGQDDGGSGRELLPITNVLDITLAPNGGPTETHALVADGPAFNAGNNAFATTPGDDGIPGTSDANEELLITDQRGVNANEVPFSRIEFGTVDIGAFETQSAVISIAANVASASEGDSGFTDFTFTITRTGNVDGIATVDYTVSGSGIDSDDFGGILPSGTITFTDQETTQTLTLSVSGDIIPESDELFTVQLSNPSTNAEIGTGLAASTILNDDDLSDFPNISVNDIFPVEDSGTATVTITLSQVITSNVSIDYATAFGTADATDFTATSGTATIIAGTTSTTFDVAITPDTELEADEQFTIDLSNLIVNGSDTVFVADAQGIGTILNDEVATGVASVQPRPVIPTAINGNAFQEVGAGNFDGVVSTSSSSADSLGMPNNLAMTFDTVMTNDASGTPGSAADDLFFWDPRTGQNRIVFGDGTIQDDPFPRTAINGNDFTVVVFGNFDNGGGSDLFFWNPLTGRNRIMHANGPTGNVTGTIETNVVPEIAINGNEYTTFVSGDLDGGGAEDIYFWNPLTGENRLIHFESVIVGSSTSGANFQTSVIDTTFINGNDFEQLHLGQFTSAGLPEFLFINLGTGSNRLVPLLADMAGESTMTGEVQTNMLPPTSFNGNDFEQIEIGDFNGDGVDDIFAFDMTSGQNRMSVTSPIMMPPMIVEDVVPRGAINNGFSKISRLTDQVFAPGAQDKLFFWDPVTGENRAAFL
- the sppA gene encoding signal peptide peptidase SppA, which codes for MSTPHEPYPPPPEGGYPLRKEPTAKPSAAKSSLEPDEPARSRKRRKPPGKPRRWGFRFAVLLLLISVAVNFVMFSQYREYFAAMKSPSERLLSGDAESEDKIAVIRIEGTIMPPFTANLLKQIKKATDDDSVKGVLLTVDSPGGLVADSHQIYHRLVELRETGKPIYVAMKRIAASGGYYVSMGCGTEGRIFAEPTTWTGSIGVIIPRYDVSGLADSWKVRSDPLKTGRFKDALSPFRELTAEERQLWGGILNESFERFLTVIDENRETLVRRESAAVAEKPGDNVIPHSLELVAYSNGEATSEDLATGRIFPATEALEKGLVDEIGFEDDALDALQKQLGLENARVVTYSNPLSLLQQLLGFMEVNEPNHDRQRVLTATVPQAMYYFSWVPPVWPMSLETP